TCTTTACTATTAATTACAAATTAATTTTATTACGTGTTTAGGTGTTTCTATTGCTTTACCATGGATAAAGGCCATTTTGGGGTAAATCTGGTGAATCTAGATTTTTGTGGTATCATAATGCATCATCTGTCCCCATAGTCCTTTTCCACTTGTTAGTCTGTATTGTCTTGCCCCCCAAAGAAAGACACTAAATCTAaaaatgtaaagaaaaaaatgtttccaaAGCGACAATCACCCTGCTATGTTTTATCATTGGTAGCCTATTGCTGAATACAGTTTGCTGCAAAGTGACAATTCATGTGATAATTCTTTCCTCCTCGGAAATTGCCAGACATCTGCAgagcacattcaaatgcattgcGCTTACCTATGGTCAGGATCACCCATGCTAATGTTTCTGTGATCTCAGCTCCGAACTTAACTGGTAGCCTATTTTGTTTTAGCTGCGGCAGAGAAACACAGCAGCCAGAAAAcctcaccacactcacacaagccatTCAGAGGGACCTGTGCCGCCACATCACAATCACCCACATCAAGTTCTCCTCCAGGGTGTTACCCAAGTCGCTCCACACCACAGCAAAGGTTGCTTAATGGCAAGTATTCAACAGTGTGGTCGTTATGAGTTTATTATGAGCACAAAGCTAAAACAAAAGCAGCTCAAGCATTTTCCCCAAGTCTTGCTACAGGTCATACCTTTAGAGACCTGTTGCAATACTTAGTAACATGTCATGTAAATTCAGTTATGCAGTTGCGTTTATATAACTATCCTAGATAACATTTACTTGTTAATCAGTCTCTGTATGTGCCATGACTCGGTTAATGGCAATATTGATGTATTAATCTTAATATTAATTGTATTAATCGTAAGCCTGCAAGTCACCAGCGCCCAACGACCCAACTTAAATGGCTGTGCAAGGGGATTTTGGATGTTTTTGGCAATATTGATGTATTAATGATGCTGATGAATGCTACGTCTCTACTTGTAGTTCCCCTGTCCtccctgcgtctctgtgtgcCACCATTGCGGCTGCTCTCAGCGATTTTGTGGCGGGTGGCAGAGCAGCGCCAAGTCAAGTACTATACCAGGCTGGAGGAGTTTGTCTGTGTTATTTTGGAGGTGCTGCCAGACCTACTTAGTGCTAAGAAAAGGGCTGAACTACTTCTTGGCCTCAGAGCAAaggtgagagagaagtgaaCGTGTTGGTGTTGTATTGTTTAAATTGCTGAGATTGTCTGACTTTCGTTACACCTCAACATGTTTATACTTTCAAGTTCATTCTAGAATTATGCCGTGATACACCATCAGTGAATCTACAGACAATGCAGCCACACCTGGACAGGCTCTACAGCATCGCTAAATCTGCTTCAGATATGGTAAGACTGGCTCAGTCCCATTCTCCACCACGAAGACTCAGACTGTGATGTGTGTTCCCGCTGTTAAGTTCATCAGGACTTAGGGTTGTCCCACTGTGAAATTATGAAGTGCATGAGGGCTCAGTCGTACCCTTTTCTGTGCCCTTTCCTAAAGTTAATGCTGACTTGCAGACCACTCAAAGGCATTACCAAAAATGTATAGCATTGTGATATGAAAGACGGGGATACGCAAAGGGAGGCTGGCTTGAAAAAAAGCATCAGCAAATCACTGCCATAAAATGGAAACGTGTTCtgtatttttattctttttatgatattgttgagtgttgagagtactttgagagcaaagattaaccagagtcaaattcctaGTTTGTTTGCGCAAACCCGGTCAATAAAGCTGGTCTTGTCGATTATCAATATGTCACAGGTGCTGTCCCATTCCTGTTCTTAGCATTTTGAACCCTGACAGCCTCTCAAACTCAATCACTCAACAGATATCAATTCAGTCTTTGAGGCTTTAGGCCGGGTGTAGACCTCAGGGCAGAGAATGAGATTGTAGCCTTGCACTTCACAAATTGGTATATTTGTCATGAAGGCTGTAGGCTGGTAGGCTTCAAAAGGATGCATGTTTTTTCTGACATGCATAATAATTAATGCACCTTCTCAATAGTTACTCTTATTGTTGTATTTTAAGAATAAGGATCCAATGGTGAATGCTGCAGTGAGCGACTTTGTCAATCTCATCCAAACCATCTTAAGGAGTCCTCAGGAGAAGAAGCATTTCTTCCTGGTGAGTCTCAGAACATGAAATGCCCTTTGAAATGCATTTTGTATACTCAGATTTCCCCCGAGAAGAGACCATAACATCATATGTTGTTCCCTGTGTGAATTTAATCAGATTTGTCTCGTAGTAGTATGACTAATGTTGTGTGCGCCTATGATGTATACTACTGCTACTTTTATATCTGGGTTATTTTTCTTTGTTGGTTTAATTTCTGGCAACTGCTGCAAGAAAGGTGTGTCCACAATATTGATAATGTCATCAACTGTAGTCTGTATGTATagcatgaacatacagtacctaAAAAAATATTCACTCCCTTGGATATTCccactttttatttattttatcaatTGAATCGTGGTCAATATCACTTGGATGAAAACAAACTATTACAAAGTAATGTTGGTTAATTACAAATATTTAATGCAAGACTGCATAAATATTTACCCCCTTCAAGTCAGTATTTAGTAAATAGATGCATGTTTGGCAGCAATTACAGCATGGAGCCTGTGTGGAAAGGTTTCTATTAGGTTTGCACATCTGGATATTGCGATTCCACTCTATTTTCTTTGCAGAACTGCTCAAGTTCTGCCAGGTGAACAACACTTTTCAAACCAAGCCACCACTTATTCaacatttatatttaattaatgaaCATTGCGTTGGAgaaatctgctttcactttgacattaaagtGTTATATTTTTAGTaaattattgtaaaaaaaaatgctagaTTAAATGGACCAATGCCATTTATAAAAGCAATACAACGGGAACATATCCAAGGGTGGAATCATTTTTATAGGTACatattggttttttttttggttgttttttttttaaatgtagcatCATCTCTTCCTGCATTGTTTCAGGAAATCTACCCACTGCATTATGGTCCCAAATATGATGCAGCCCTGCAGTCAATGGTGTGGGAATTTCTTCACAGCCTGGAAAAGCTATTACCAGTACCTAGCTTCCATCAGGTGTGTACTGTTATGCTACAAATGTTGCCTGTTCAAGGGCGGTATTATTTAAAGTCTTGTCTATAACTACCAATTTTATGGGAAACTTCCTCTCTAGGATGGTATACAGTTTGGTAAAATAACACTATTCTTGCATATTCATTAAACAAATATACTCAGAGCAGTCAGAAGAAATCAGTATAAGTGTATCTCTCCTTATCCTTTGAGGGAAACttgttctctgcatttatcccaatctgtgaattagtgaagcacacactaacctggagcagtgagctgcctgctacagCAGCGCTCAACAATTTAGAGGAGGCTACATGACCAATGCCTGGCATGAAGCATTACTATTCTGGGCCCATTTATTCATTCCATTTGACTAACAAACATGAGCATGAgcagttatttatttaacctttatttagcCAGGATTGTCCCATTGAGACTAAGCGTCTCttctaggggtgtcacgataccaaaaaatcagtagtcggtgccaataccagtaaaattacacgattctcgatgccaaattcgatactatcgttaaaaaaaggattttctaaaatcccatgtacttaatgaatttctttattgaaatatttgcagaatactgaaatataatttctataacatacagagcataacagaatacagtatccaattgcgagcatatcacataggcttacacataattaattaaatcacttttctaatggaattgtataaaaaccaacaacttgcatcggctttttatcgctctgctttcatataatgtgaatgatttttttttagcctacaagatgtaaagtctttatttgaaacacacacacattctgtaactatttatacattctatatgaaatttctgatcttcattagcagcaaactttatgcagattatagcctactattcatattacaactccacctcttaaattcagctgtctggttgaagcctcaacattttgtaaacaaagtagcaggctaagcttatcatactggatggactgttcagtttctccacatgtgtttaagtttcaaggtaagctactttttctccttgggacagaaccttttaagacttggagttgaaaaacattggtattgagatggtcagtcaacttgaatgcaagagttttaatgtctgcagcatagactagctaatgatgctaaccggattttaaacagtaatttagctaatcgtcttctgtgcgtcattgcgttcacgattgtgaatgttttatttggattaaatgtgcatgtcgtgggcgggtgtccattgagcacgtactgtacgagagcgggccaaggagaacaagttaacttttactttacttttactgtttggtaaagttgcacgtataATCTACAAAAGCTGCGGAAGAActatgcttccacccgggcagcgtcaggtgcatcagtacgaccacgcttccaggaatgatcttggttttcatggagacaggctgtgtgtgtgtgtgtgcatatgtgtgttcatgagagacagacgcgtgacagagagggagagcagggaaaggaaattcagcttaacgaatgttgcgtgtttttcaataccgttaaaaaatagataaataaataaaaaaaagtaacgaaacaatatgtggcggccggtgctgaatctgtggcacatcgccacaaattagtctatgtgtgggaagcactgtagcctattgcccagaggtgggacaaagtcattgtttggcaagtcacaagttagtctcaattcattgccctcaagtcccgagtcaagtcccgagtcaagacaggcaagtcccgagtcaagtccaagtcaaaggccaacaagtctcaagtcaagtcccaagtcctactgtctgactttcgagtcctttcgagtctttttaaaaatcgagtgaaacaggtattttgtcaattgaatttgtgtgtgctggagaggttgagatgcaaatctgtccagcagaaatgtcaaatggtatctctagcacattctcaatgaaatataggccctatgtgttaaaatatgtgttcaatttgttaagaaaccactgataggcctacacaagctgaaatagttttataacatgtgaccatgtttattacattacgaaaatgtaggcaaaaccgtattgccataagggggatacagataactcacagcagtggcaatctagtctctgctcaaacctccagtccacacacacagaaaatggtgtgtcttgtgtctatttcatattttgaattcacaaacttgacatattttgttaacaatttatagtattttaggatctgcataattacttatagctaaaaatattcagtgatttgaatacttcatattgattacacttgtctttaatgatattacagggtggtgtgtaggtctaattgagtgcctgtcactttaagaagtacgttaacgtaattaggtttcattcggttagaaaaatagtcacacatagttcaaggatatacgttttcattaaataaaatgaatgttcaaaaaactgacaaggtaaagaaaatatttctgatgtcatagTAAAATAtctagcaatgttaacttctatgatttaggtaggttaccgtggcatggcattgttgtcccgttcactttttccttggtcatgtttaattgggtgggtgcttaacttactctaccatgacatggagtttgatatgtatccaatgagtaacaaccagtgctcaaaataaaacgttatggtagcctattctcctcctgataatgttagtggaatggatttaatgtgaatgtacataaaaagacgcagtggctatatgatagTACAGCTCAcgtttgaggtgaaaatgttccaccttttaaaagcctaatcctaatcgtggttaaatccatcaattagacaacagaatcagtagggtaggctaccagtttgttttcatagtagcctaccaggcatatgtcgatgaagctgggaggaatttaacaagttctacacagtcattcgtttcttgttggtctccacgtaatttttgtaggcaGACGAATTAACGAAATAATCTTAGGTATCATTTTGCTGGAGCATTCACGTCCGTTGTCTGGCCCTGCGTGTTGTCTagcttgttccgcgtggttggccgctgtcgaatcaaaacaatctaggctacagtaagtgatttgattggattttgtgccgaatacgcgcattgtctcacgcacagccgcacacacataaataaagtccgtgtctacattttatctttttgtctttcgttttttttatgggaagtagcaagtctttacaagtcaataggcgcaagtccaagtgaaagtccgagtcattgatgttaaagtccaagtcgagttgcaagtctttttatattttgtcaagtcgagtctaaagtcatcaaattcatgactcgagtctgactcgagtccaagtcacatgactcgagtccacacctctgctattgcccccatcagttccggaagagtcgcagcaccgatgcttatgctggcgtcggtgcttacggtgcttcaaaaaaataggcatcgccggtgttttttcattttagaatcgagaggtatcgcaagtatcggttctcgtgacatccctagtctcttctgccagggagtcctggtcaaaatggcagccaaacaaatagtttcagacacatttacacatttacataaaacaCAGTATAGCAGCTAagagttttgtgaaatacctctAAAAGCAATGACATTCCTCAGTGCACACAGTATTAATTTCTCTCTTAAAAGTATCCAATGAATGCAAAGAGTCCATACTCCATGTATTCTGCAAGTCATTCCACAGATGTGGAGCAAAAACAGAAAGTACGAGGGGTGACAGACTGCAGTAATAACTTGTGTGAGGAACGTGTGCTATATGATGATGTGCAAAAAGTTAGAAGATCACAGATACAGCGGGGGAGTTTGCACAACAATGCTTTAGCAATGAAAAGTAACATGTGCAATTTCTGCCTTAAATACAAAGATGGCCATTGAACTTTAGAGTACAGATCACAGTGGTGAGTTCTTGCGGGGGCCCCTGTTACAAACCGCAATGCAGAGTGATAGACTGCATCCAGCTTTTGGAGGAGATATAAAGGTGCATGCATATAAATTGTGTTACCATAATCCAACACTGAGAGAAAAGTACTCTGGACCAGTCTTTTTCTTGTTAGAAatgaaaagctttttttttaaacgaaaATAAAAACCGACCTTAGGTCTTAGCTATTTTAAAAGATTGTTTATATGTACTTCAAATGTGAGTTTTTGGTCCAGCCAAATGCCAAGATATTTATACGACATAACCCTCTCCAAGGAGGCGCCATCAAGTGTTGTTAAATGACCATCAGGACATGATCTTGAGCGTGTGAATATCATATACTTGGTTTTCTTTGTGTTTAATGCTAGCTTTAACTGCAACAAAGCATTCTGATTGGATATGAAGGCAGTTTGTAAAGAATCCAGAGTGTCTAGAGGAACCAATAGTGTATAAGATGGTATCATCAGCATACAGATGTACTTTGGCTGGATTTAGGCCTTTATCTAAATCAGTGAGCAGTGATGTTTGAGATGATTGAATTCCCTGGATTCACAAAGATCTTACCTTATTTTGCCATTACAGGTAGCTTCTTTGCTTGATGACCCCTTACACTTGGAAGATTCCCTAAATATTGAACCAAAAAAACTTCGGAATTTGTTGCAATACGTCAAAAATGGGCTGTTGGATCCAGGTtagtacaaaacaaacagaaaacgcAAACCactgtgtgttttattgcatcAATCATGATTTAAAATGAACTACGAGACGAGTGTATAAAGATCAGTTAAGTACTAATATTGTTTTGGGGGTTCCAGGATCTTCATCTTCAGCCATGAAGCCAAATACTATTCTCTCCACACTATCGGTGTCCATTGCCTGGCCCCGTGAACAAGCTGACACTGAGAAAAGCATTTCGTTGTCCAGGGACACCCAGCCTTCAGTCaaggaaagagatggacaaagaACTGTGGATGAAAACGTGGACAGGTGGCCGACGAATGATGAGGATCTAGGTGGGGATCTGGATGAAGAAGACGACATTCTGGGATGCTTGAATGAACATCCACAGAGAGACTTGAATGAAAGACATTTGAACCAACAGAAGGTGGAGATGACTGGAACTAATGGTGAGATTATTGCTGTAGCAATGTAGCTGCTTGGCTGCTCTAGCTGTAGCAAGTCGAACTAGGTAGCCCtgaatatttttatttttcatttttttcgtAGACATCAGACGGCATGTACTCCAGGCTTATGATTCACTTGAACCCGCAGGTTATACAAGTAATCAGGAGAGCACTGACAACAGTAGGAGCGAGAAGGCGGCCCCAACATCCACAGGAAGTGATACTGGAGGATCCTCACCAAACAGCAGCTCGCTGGAGACCGTCTCTCAGAGGACTGACACGGCTGCCAGCGGTCCACCGTCCCAACCCACAGAGAGTTCCCACGTCTCAGTCACTGGAAGGGATCACTTGTGCAAATTGTGCGGATTAGGGTTTGCAACCCTGCAAGGTCTGAAACGGCATCAGGCCGTTCACCCAGAGGTGCTTGCAGAGCGGGCCACGGCCACGCCCGGG
This sequence is a window from Sardina pilchardus chromosome 10, fSarPil1.1, whole genome shotgun sequence. Protein-coding genes within it:
- the LOC134094642 gene encoding uncharacterized protein LOC134094642 isoform X1, which encodes MAMMEDQRSKVIPWSMSEVQTFLNVMAEGRIQKELAGATRNEKVFREIAQLMAGHGYHRTFQQCRDKLKKMKFDYRQAKDHNNRSGPNRKTWKWFGEMDALYRRLNQGKENGGDNATSLLQAIANDSVCATDECSVAVLSEDPSTLQASGPTSAAEATPARGTPRSCKNKEMAQERLVKMEDQTRKFNSWSVSEVQTFLSMVAEGRIQKELVGATRNEKVFREIAQLMASHGYIRTSQQCREKLKKLKSDYRQVKDHNNRSGSNRKMWRWFDLMDAVYGRRPANQAAAEKHSSQKTSPHSHKPFRGTCAATSQSPTSSSPPGCYPSRSTPQQRLLNVPLSSLRLCVPPLRLLSAILWRVAEQRQVKYYTRLEEFVCVILEVLPDLLSAKKRAELLLGLRAKFILELCRDTPSVNLQTMQPHLDRLYSIAKSASDMNKDPMVNAAVSDFVNLIQTILRSPQEKKHFFLEIYPLHYGPKYDAALQSMVWEFLHSLEKLLPVPSFHQVASLLDDPLHLEDSLNIEPKKLRNLLQYVKNGLLDPGSSSSAMKPNTILSTLSVSIAWPREQADTEKSISLSRDTQPSVKERDGQRTVDENVDRWPTNDEDLGGDLDEEDDILGCLNEHPQRDLNERHLNQQKVEMTGTNDIRRHVLQAYDSLEPAGYTSNQESTDNSRSEKAAPTSTGSDTGGSSPNSSSLETVSQRTDTAASGPPSQPTESSHVSVTGRDHLCKLCGLGFATLQGLKRHQAVHPEVLAERATATPGHLCSYCGRTFKSRFTLQCHIRVHTGERPYSCSVCGKSFTQQSIMSAHRRVHTGEKPHLCSVCGKAYITSGALLIHMRLHTGERPHKCEICGKAYRMACHLTVHRRFHTKDRPYACTVCDKRFSTSNLVKIHMRTHTGEKPYACKLCEKRFSTATTMKIHQRVHR
- the LOC134094642 gene encoding uncharacterized protein LOC134094642 isoform X2, producing MAMMEDQRSKVIPWSMSEVQTFLNVMAEGRIQKELAGATRNEKVFREIAQLMAGHGYHRTFQQCRDKLKKMKFDYRQAKDHNNRSGPNRKTWKWFGEMDALYRRLNQGKENGGDNATSLLQAIANDSVCATDECSVAVLSEDPSTLQASGPTSAAEATPARGTPRSCKNKEMAQERLVKMEDQTRKFNSWSVSEVQTFLSMVAEGRIQKELVGATRNEKVFREIAQLMASHGYIRTSQQCREKLKKLKSDYRQVKDHNNRSGSNRKMWRWFDLMDAVYGRRPANQAAAEKHSSQKTSPHSHKPFRGTCAATSQSPTSSSPPGCYPSRSTPQQRLLNVPLSSLRLCVPPLRLLSAILWRVAEQRQVKYYTRLEEFVCVILEVLPDLLSAKKRAELLLGLRAKFILELCRDTPSVNLQTMQPHLDRLYSIAKSASDMNKDPMVNAAVSDFVNLIQTILRSPQEKKHFFLEIYPLHYGPKYDAALQSMVWEFLHSLEKLLPVPSFHQVASLLDDPLHLEDSLNIEPKKLRNLLQYVKNGLLDPGSSSSAMKPNTILSTLSVSIAWPREQADTEKSISLSRDTQPSVKERDGQRTVDENVDRWPTNDEDLGGDLDEEDDILGCLNEHPQRDLNERHLNQQKVEMTGTNGYTSNQESTDNSRSEKAAPTSTGSDTGGSSPNSSSLETVSQRTDTAASGPPSQPTESSHVSVTGRDHLCKLCGLGFATLQGLKRHQAVHPEVLAERATATPGHLCSYCGRTFKSRFTLQCHIRVHTGERPYSCSVCGKSFTQQSIMSAHRRVHTGEKPHLCSVCGKAYITSGALLIHMRLHTGERPHKCEICGKAYRMACHLTVHRRFHTKDRPYACTVCDKRFSTSNLVKIHMRTHTGEKPYACKLCEKRFSTATTMKIHQRVHR